In Streptomyces sclerotialus, the DNA window CTCCGTGACGGGAAGCGGCCGGGCAGTCGCCGCACGGCGGCGAGGGCGATGGCGAGGCCCAGGGCGGCGGCGCCGAGCACTTCGAAGATCATGGTTCCCCTCCCGCGCGATGACGCCGTCGTGATGCGGCGGTGTCACTGTCGTTCGTGGGCGGTCGTACCCAAGGGGCGCCACGGGCAATCGTGCCGGGCCGGACAAAGGTGCGATCACGGTCCCGAGCTGGGAAAAGTACGCGTCGGTGGCGGACGGCGCGGGCAGGGGGCGCACGCACGACGGGCGGCGGCCCGGGGAACGTCTCCCCGGGCCGCCGCCCGTCCTACGTGCTGTGCTGCGGCAGCGTCCTACAGCGCGCCGAAGCCCACCTTGCGCCCGGCCGGCTCGCCGATCTCGACGTACGCCAGGCGGTCCGCCGGCACCAGGACCTTGCGGCCGTGTTCGTCCTCCAGGCTCAGCAGCTGCGACTTGCCGGCCAGCGCGGCGGACACCGCGCTCTCGACCTCCTCGGCAGACTGCGAGCTCTCCAGGACGATCTCGCGGGGCGCGTGCTGCACGCCGATCTTGACCTCCACGGCTTATGTCCCTCCGACGGTCTCGGTCCCCCCGGGCTGACCAGGGGGCGGGGTGCGCGACGATCCGCGCCGTACGCAGCACACATTAGCCCGGTACGGGGACGGACAGGACGTCACGGAGCACGCCCGCAGCGAACACGGGAGCCGCAGGTGCCCGTCCGGCATCCGGGAGGGCCTCCGTGGCGGGCGTCGGCGTCCGTTTCAGGGGCGGCCGACGCCCGCTCCGGATACGGGGCGCGTGCCTGTTCTCAGTGGCCTTCGGTGCCGTGCAGCGGGAAGCCCGCGATGCCCTTCCAGGCCAGCGACGTCAGCAGCTGCACCGCCGTGTCACGGGTGACCGTGCGCTCACTGGAGAGCCAGTACCGCGCGACCACCTGAGACACGCCGCCCAGGCCCACCGCCAGCAGCATGGACTCTTCCTTGGACAGCCCGGTGTCCTCGGCGATCACGTCGCTGATCGCCTCGGCGCACTGCAGCGAGACCCGGTCCACGCGCTCCCGGACGGCCGTCTCGTTGGTCAGATCCGACTCGAACACCAGTCGGAACGCGCCGCCCGGGTCCTCCACGTACGCGAAGTACGCGTCCATCGTCGCCGCGACCCGCTGCTTGTTGTCCGTGGTGGACGCCAGCGCCGTCCGCACCGAGTGCA includes these proteins:
- a CDS encoding DUF3107 domain-containing protein is translated as MEVKIGVQHAPREIVLESSQSAEEVESAVSAALAGKSQLLSLEDEHGRKVLVPADRLAYVEIGEPAGRKVGFGAL
- a CDS encoding TetR/AcrR family transcriptional regulator, producing MSAIEQTEAARPRGTRLPRRARRNQLLGAAQEVFVAQGYHAAAMDDIAERAGVSKPVLYQHFPGKLDLYLALLDQHCEALLHSVRTALASTTDNKQRVAATMDAYFAYVEDPGGAFRLVFESDLTNETAVRERVDRVSLQCAEAISDVIAEDTGLSKEESMLLAVGLGGVSQVVARYWLSSERTVTRDTAVQLLTSLAWKGIAGFPLHGTEGH